From the Lathyrus oleraceus cultivar Zhongwan6 chromosome 4, CAAS_Psat_ZW6_1.0, whole genome shotgun sequence genome, one window contains:
- the LOC127136511 gene encoding protein FAR1-RELATED SEQUENCE 5, protein MQNIHEDSTIVSSDDMLESVVDIVPLNSRLPTKPPLESYEGMEFASIEETGIYYTGYAKNTGFSFCMGRVTKSRTNEAMSGISPKTIITDQDAAISNAVAKVFPKVNHHYCMWHIEKKVPEYLNRVYHEHGEFKNQFYKCIHQSTTVEEFDSDWEAMIDKYGLQDNQWLNKIFSIREKWIPAYVRHNFCAEMSTTQRSESMNKYFKDFLNSSTSLSQFVTQYEKSLDARYNKEREKTFKTRNSKPLLRTLYPMEEETSKIYTRKMFRIFQDELVGSQLFITEKVKFSIEVSTYKVREIYKEKPIYYVNFHVTSKEANCSCHMFEYSENVKEVTIEGFQEGSCNASHTSLFNSIMVHSLELSERGSQSEKHHDIAIQSLQNGIAKLDLLYIEESNKKFVDSTSEDMPKVSDVNITLHDPPLIATKGRSRTLRMKSSLEMVRKGSSTCSYCMKKGHTKPKCPNLNQTRC, encoded by the exons ATGCAAAACATACACGAAGATTCAACCATAGTTAGCTCTGATGACATGCTTGAAAGTGTTGTTGATATTGTTCCTCTCAATAGCAGACTACCAACAAAGCCTCCCTTAGAGTCATACGAAGGAATGGAATTTGCATCAATTGAAGAGACGGGAATTTACTACACAGGGTATGCTAAGAATACAGGTTTTAGTTTTTGTATGGGTCGTGTTACTAAATCAAGAACAAATG AAGCAATGAGTGGAATTTCTCCTAAAACTATCATCACAGATCAAGATGCTGCTATTAGTAATGCAGTTGCAAAGGTATTTCCAAAGGTTAATCATCATTATTGCATGTGGCATATTGAGAAAAAAGTTCCTGAATACTTGAATCGTGTCTATCATGAACATGGTgaatttaaaaatcaattttacAAGTGCATCCACCAATCTACCACTGTTGAAGAATTTGATTCTGATTGGGAAGCAATGATTGATAAATATGGATTACAAGATAATCAATGGCTAAACAAGATATTCTCCATTCGAGAAAAATGGATTCCTGCTTATGTACGTCACAATTTTTGTGCAGAAATGTCTACCACTCAAAGGAGTGAAAGTATGAATAAATATTTTAAGGATTTTTTGAATTCAAGTACTTCATTAAGCCAATTCGTGACACAATATGAAAAATCTCTTGATGCACGTTACAACAAGGAAAGAGAGAAGACTTTCAAAACAAGAAATTCAAAGCCACTTTTACGAACTTTATATCCCATGGAAGAAGAAACTTCAAAAATTTATACAAGAAAAATGTTTAGAATATTTCAAGATGAGTTGGTTGGTTCTCAATTATTTATCACAGAAAAGGTTAAGTTTTCTATTGAAGTCTCAACGTATAAAGTTCGTGAAATTTACAAAGAGAAGCCAATCTACTATGTGAATTTTCATGTCACTTCAAAAGAAGCAAATTGTAGTTGTCACATGTTTGAATATTCAG AAAACGTAAAAGAAGTGACAATTGAAGGATTTCAAGAAGGAAGCTGCAACGCTTCTCACACTTCATTATTTAATAGTATTATGGTTCACTCCCTCGAACTATCAGAAAGAGGTTCACAATCCGAAAAACATCACGATATTGCAATTCAAAGTTTGCAAAATGGGATTGCAAAACTTGATTTATTGTATATTGAAGAGTCAAATAAGAAGTTTGTTGATTCAACATCTGAAGATATGCCAAAAGTATCTGATGTTAACATAACTTTGCATGACCCTCCACTTATAGCAACTAAAGGACGTTCGCGGACTTTGCGAATGAAAAGTAGTTTGGAGATGGTCAGAAAAGGTTCCTCTACTTGTAGTTATTGCATGAAAAAGGGTCATACTAAGCCTAAATGTCCAAATTTAAATCAAACAAG GTGCTAA